One genomic segment of Tubulanus polymorphus chromosome 4, tnTubPoly1.2, whole genome shotgun sequence includes these proteins:
- the LOC141903684 gene encoding uncharacterized protein LOC141903684 isoform X1, translated as MSENYGSWTVPKLKQELSRRGAVTYGRKINLIERLEAYGRNNDFRGPAITLPQETVPEWPTCGFKQLTNDHKIVLPKFNIDTVTAYFTYRMAMDNHCTKDIKAIEKGQQLIESQRVQACSILIKSGIVYLTGLVGAAMKKKISYSYQISLSQTTGEFRNSHCECPAGKGPNGTCKHVAAVLLMFANFVSSDGPNAPEILKSCTENLQTFHKPKSVYTGSPVKAGDLPLSKSKKREVSMEDPRPVKYRKSAGYEDYVRGIVLNYCSVSSLDLPIKYKYKKADIKTAAIDHDYLKKTLLEYWVENSIKLNETQAILLERSTRKQAESSQWFQERQLRLTASRFGEIVSSYN; from the exons ATGTCAGAGAATTACGGGTCATGGACTGTACCGAAGCTGAAACAAGAGTTAAGCCGACGAGGTGCGGTAACCTATGGGAGGAAAATCAACCTAATTGAAAG ATTAGAAGCATACGGCCGTAACAACGATTTTAGGGGACCGGCCATAACATTACCACAAGAAACAGTTCCGGAATGGCCCACATGCGGTTTCAAACAGCTTACAAATGATCATAAGATTGTATTGCCAAAATTCAATATTGACACAGTAACTGCATATTTCACGTATAGAATGGCAATGGACAACCACTGTACCAAAGACATTAAAGCTATTGAGAAGGGTCAGCAGCTCATAGAATCGCAACGTGTTCAAGCCTGCAGTATTCTCATCAAAAGCGGAATTGTTTATCTGACTGGATTAGTTGGTGCTGCTATGAAAAAAAAG ATCTCATACTCGTACCAGATATCATTGTCTCAAACAACTGGTGAATTCAGAAACAGCCATTGTGAGTGCCCTGCCGGTAAGGGTCCTAATGGGACCTGTAAGCATGTCGCGGCTGTACTTTTGATGTTTGCTAATTTTGTGTCATCAGATGGGCCTAACGCTCCCGAAATACTTAAATCGTGTACGGAAAATCTACAAACATTCCATAAGCCCAAGTCTGTTTATACTG GTTCCCCTGTCAAGGCTGGTGACTTACCtctatcaaaatcaaagaaacgCGAGGTATCAATGGAGGATCCAAGGCCTGTGAAATACCGGAAATCAGCTGGATACGAGGATTATGTCCGGGGAATTGTCCTTAATTACTGCTCTGTATCGTCTTTAGACCTACCCATCAAGTATAAGTACAAGAAAGCCGATATCAAAACAGCAGCAATTGACCATGATTATCTGAAAAAAACTTTGCTTGAATATTGGGTGGAAAACTCTATTAAG TTAAATGAAACACAGGcaatattactagaaaggaGTACTAGGAAGCAGGCAGAATCTAGTCAATGGTTTCAGGAAAGGCAGCTACGATTAACTGCATCTCGTTTCGGTGAAATTGTTTCTTCATACAactaa
- the LOC141903684 gene encoding uncharacterized protein LOC141903684 isoform X2, with the protein MLGVIISILEAYGRNNDFRGPAITLPQETVPEWPTCGFKQLTNDHKIVLPKFNIDTVTAYFTYRMAMDNHCTKDIKAIEKGQQLIESQRVQACSILIKSGIVYLTGLVGAAMKKKISYSYQISLSQTTGEFRNSHCECPAGKGPNGTCKHVAAVLLMFANFVSSDGPNAPEILKSCTENLQTFHKPKSVYTGSPVKAGDLPLSKSKKREVSMEDPRPVKYRKSAGYEDYVRGIVLNYCSVSSLDLPIKYKYKKADIKTAAIDHDYLKKTLLEYWVENSIKLNETQAILLERSTRKQAESSQWFQERQLRLTASRFGEIVSSYN; encoded by the exons atgcttggagtaatcatttcgAT ATTAGAAGCATACGGCCGTAACAACGATTTTAGGGGACCGGCCATAACATTACCACAAGAAACAGTTCCGGAATGGCCCACATGCGGTTTCAAACAGCTTACAAATGATCATAAGATTGTATTGCCAAAATTCAATATTGACACAGTAACTGCATATTTCACGTATAGAATGGCAATGGACAACCACTGTACCAAAGACATTAAAGCTATTGAGAAGGGTCAGCAGCTCATAGAATCGCAACGTGTTCAAGCCTGCAGTATTCTCATCAAAAGCGGAATTGTTTATCTGACTGGATTAGTTGGTGCTGCTATGAAAAAAAAG ATCTCATACTCGTACCAGATATCATTGTCTCAAACAACTGGTGAATTCAGAAACAGCCATTGTGAGTGCCCTGCCGGTAAGGGTCCTAATGGGACCTGTAAGCATGTCGCGGCTGTACTTTTGATGTTTGCTAATTTTGTGTCATCAGATGGGCCTAACGCTCCCGAAATACTTAAATCGTGTACGGAAAATCTACAAACATTCCATAAGCCCAAGTCTGTTTATACTG GTTCCCCTGTCAAGGCTGGTGACTTACCtctatcaaaatcaaagaaacgCGAGGTATCAATGGAGGATCCAAGGCCTGTGAAATACCGGAAATCAGCTGGATACGAGGATTATGTCCGGGGAATTGTCCTTAATTACTGCTCTGTATCGTCTTTAGACCTACCCATCAAGTATAAGTACAAGAAAGCCGATATCAAAACAGCAGCAATTGACCATGATTATCTGAAAAAAACTTTGCTTGAATATTGGGTGGAAAACTCTATTAAG TTAAATGAAACACAGGcaatattactagaaaggaGTACTAGGAAGCAGGCAGAATCTAGTCAATGGTTTCAGGAAAGGCAGCTACGATTAACTGCATCTCGTTTCGGTGAAATTGTTTCTTCATACAactaa
- the LOC141903684 gene encoding uncharacterized protein LOC141903684 isoform X3 yields MAMDNHCTKDIKAIEKGQQLIESQRVQACSILIKSGIVYLTGLVGAAMKKKISYSYQISLSQTTGEFRNSHCECPAGKGPNGTCKHVAAVLLMFANFVSSDGPNAPEILKSCTENLQTFHKPKSVYTGSPVKAGDLPLSKSKKREVSMEDPRPVKYRKSAGYEDYVRGIVLNYCSVSSLDLPIKYKYKKADIKTAAIDHDYLKKTLLEYWVENSIKLNETQAILLERSTRKQAESSQWFQERQLRLTASRFGEIVSSYN; encoded by the exons ATGGCAATGGACAACCACTGTACCAAAGACATTAAAGCTATTGAGAAGGGTCAGCAGCTCATAGAATCGCAACGTGTTCAAGCCTGCAGTATTCTCATCAAAAGCGGAATTGTTTATCTGACTGGATTAGTTGGTGCTGCTATGAAAAAAAAG ATCTCATACTCGTACCAGATATCATTGTCTCAAACAACTGGTGAATTCAGAAACAGCCATTGTGAGTGCCCTGCCGGTAAGGGTCCTAATGGGACCTGTAAGCATGTCGCGGCTGTACTTTTGATGTTTGCTAATTTTGTGTCATCAGATGGGCCTAACGCTCCCGAAATACTTAAATCGTGTACGGAAAATCTACAAACATTCCATAAGCCCAAGTCTGTTTATACTG GTTCCCCTGTCAAGGCTGGTGACTTACCtctatcaaaatcaaagaaacgCGAGGTATCAATGGAGGATCCAAGGCCTGTGAAATACCGGAAATCAGCTGGATACGAGGATTATGTCCGGGGAATTGTCCTTAATTACTGCTCTGTATCGTCTTTAGACCTACCCATCAAGTATAAGTACAAGAAAGCCGATATCAAAACAGCAGCAATTGACCATGATTATCTGAAAAAAACTTTGCTTGAATATTGGGTGGAAAACTCTATTAAG TTAAATGAAACACAGGcaatattactagaaaggaGTACTAGGAAGCAGGCAGAATCTAGTCAATGGTTTCAGGAAAGGCAGCTACGATTAACTGCATCTCGTTTCGGTGAAATTGTTTCTTCATACAactaa
- the LOC141903683 gene encoding uncharacterized protein LOC141903683, with protein MPRYCCVPLCKSRVGGFKFPTNTDLKMKWLVAIKRLQSSEKSAKLWQPSDTAIVCHRHFLPTDYKQTLTGSRRKLKENAIPRIFAFTPPVSSDSERESRASRRRLKLEEEPVHHDIATEVEIGLQHTSNYRMDIIEEPTNKNTNLDKNIQCSLLSDQFFCIERFMVDPRSIKYYTSFKDYEHLMMFFSVLGPAAYDLNYKCQKLTPVNQFFLTLIKLRRAKEDIELSILFGISESVVSRIVLTWVNFMYFQLSEINTWPEREEIDCFMPSGFKHHFPSTRVILDATEIPIEKPSNVKSQTATFSTYKHKNTLKTMVGISPRGVVSYVSESYAGSTSDRQIIERSQLCSNTSKYFSSNDSIMADRGIMVQDLFATKNIKVNTPTLLKGKSQLEPEQVVHDRRVASKRIQVERVIGLSKTFLILKKDLPLSKVNMGSRIVYVCFSISNFRPAIVNEFA; from the exons ATGCCTCGCTATTGTTGTGTACCCCTTTGTAAGTCAAGAGTAGGCGGATTTAAGTTCCCTACGAACacagatttgaaaatgaaatggctTGTTGCGATAAAACGACTACAGAGTAGCGAGAAATCTGCAAAATTATGGCAGCCATCGGATACAGCTATCGTATGCCATCGACATTTTTTACCAACGGACTATAAACAGACACTTACCG GTTCtagaagaaaattaaaagagaATGCCATTCCGCGTATATTTGCCTTCACACCACCAGTTTCCTCAGATTCAGAGAGAGAAAGTAGAGCCAGTCGGCGAAGATTAAAACTGGAGGAAGAACCTGTACACCATGACATAGCCACTGAAGTTGAAATAGGCCTACAACATACCAGCAATTACAGAATGGACATAATAGAGGAACCAACCAATAAAAACACTAACTTGGATAAGAATATTCAGTGTTCCCTCCTTTCAGATCAATTTTTCTGTATCGAGAGATTTATGGTGGATCCTAGGTCGATCAAATATTACACCAGTTTTAAAGACTATGAAcatttgatgatgtttttCAGTGTACTAGGACCTGCTGCGTACGATTTGAATTACAAATGTCAGAAACTAACACCGGTCAATCAATTTTTCTtgacattaatcaaattaagGCGTGCCAAGGAAGATATAGAACTGAGTATTCTGTTCGGCATATCAGAGAGTGTAGTTTCTAGGATTGTGTTAACCTGGGTAAACTTCATGTATTTCCAATTaagtgaaatcaatacatgGCCAGAGAGAGAAGAGATAGACTGTTTCATGCCCAGTGGCTTTAAGCATCATTTTCCGTCAACCAGAGTTATTTTAGATGCTACAGAGATTCCAATTGAAAAGCCGTCGAATGTAAAATCTCAAACTGCAACTTTCAGCACATACAAACATAAGAACACGCTTAAAACTATGGTTGGAATATCACCGAGAGGGGTCGTTAGTTATGTAAGTGAAAGTTATGCGGGTTCAACAAGTGACCGACAAATCATTGAACGATCCCAGCTGTGTTCAAACACCTCAAAATACTTCAGCTCGAATGACAGCATCATGGCCGATAGAGGTATAATGGTACAAGATCTTTTTGCTACCAAGAACATTAAGGTGAACACCCCAACTTTATTGAAGGGCAAGAGTCAACTTGAACCTGAACAAGTAGTTCATGATCGTAGAGTAGCCAGTAAACGCATCCAAGTAGAAAGAGTAATCGGATTGTCAAAAacttttcttattttgaaaaaagaccTGCCGCTTAGTAAAGTCAATATGGGTTCTAGGATAGTTTATGTTTGTTTCAGTATAAGCAATTTCAGACCAGCTATTGTGAACGAATTTGCTTAA